A genomic region of Aeropyrum pernix K1 contains the following coding sequences:
- a CDS encoding Glu/Leu/Phe/Val family dehydrogenase, translating to MQPTDPLEEARAQLRRAVDLLGYDDYVYEVLANPDRVLQVRVTIKMDDGTVKTFLGWRSQHNSALGPYKGGVRYHPNVTMNEVIALSMWMTWKNSLAGLPYGGGKGGVRVNPKILSPRELELLSRKYFESISDIVGVDQDIPAPDVYTDPQVMSWFLDEYNRVKRGQFFGVVTGKPVELGGLNARIVSTGYGVAVSTRVAAEKFLGGLEGRTVAVQGYGNVGYYAAKFLAEMGAKIVAVSDSRGGIYDPEGIDPEEALKVKRSTGTVANYQRGKKISTMEILELPVDILVPAAIEEVITDENADRIKAKIISEGANGPTTTAAEKILVKKGVLVLPDILANAGGVIMSHIEWVNNRMGGWITDEEALKKLEQKMVENTKTVITYWEKNLKPEENSLRDAAYMIAVERVFRAMKLRGWI from the coding sequence TTGCAGCCCACGGACCCTCTTGAGGAGGCTCGCGCGCAGCTCAGGAGAGCTGTAGACCTTCTGGGCTACGATGACTATGTTTATGAAGTTCTCGCAAACCCGGACAGAGTTCTACAGGTAAGGGTCACTATTAAGATGGATGACGGTACTGTCAAGACGTTCCTCGGCTGGAGGAGCCAGCACAATAGCGCGCTAGGCCCCTACAAAGGCGGTGTTAGGTACCACCCCAACGTTACTATGAATGAGGTGATAGCCCTTAGCATGTGGATGACGTGGAAGAACAGCCTCGCCGGCCTGCCTTATGGGGGAGGTAAGGGGGGTGTTAGGGTTAACCCTAAGATACTCTCCCCCAGGGAGCTTGAACTCCTGTCTAGGAAGTATTTCGAGAGTATAAGTGATATAGTTGGGGTGGACCAGGACATTCCCGCGCCCGACGTCTACACGGATCCCCAGGTCATGTCTTGGTTCCTAGACGAGTATAATAGGGTGAAGAGGGGCCAGTTCTTCGGCGTTGTCACTGGCAAGCCAGTCGAGCTCGGCGGCCTCAACGCTAGAATAGTGTCCACGGGCTACGGGGTGGCAGTGTCGACAAGAGTCGCCGCAGAAAAGTTTCTAGGAGGCCTCGAGGGAAGAACAGTCGCGGTCCAGGGCTACGGGAACGTGGGATACTATGCCGCCAAGTTCCTAGCAGAGATGGGTGCTAAGATCGTTGCAGTAAGCGACAGCCGAGGCGGCATTTACGACCCTGAGGGCATAGACCCGGAGGAGGCTTTGAAGGTGAAGAGGAGCACGGGCACGGTGGCTAACTATCAGCGGGGCAAGAAGATCTCGACAATGGAGATACTAGAGCTGCCCGTTGACATTCTAGTCCCGGCCGCCATAGAGGAGGTCATTACCGACGAGAATGCGGATAGGATTAAGGCGAAGATTATATCGGAGGGAGCCAACGGCCCCACTACCACTGCGGCCGAGAAAATACTTGTAAAGAAGGGCGTCTTAGTGCTCCCGGACATACTGGCAAACGCTGGCGGTGTTATAATGAGTCATATAGAGTGGGTGAACAACAGGATGGGCGGGTGGATCACGGACGAGGAAGCTCTGAAGAAGCTCGAGCAGAAGATGGTTGAGAACACGAAGACGGTAATAACATACTGGGAGAAGAACCTCAAGCCGGAGGAGAACAGCCTCAGGGACGCTGCCTACATGATAGCTGTGGAAAGGGTGTTTAGAGCCATGAAGCTAAGGGGCTGGATCTAA
- a CDS encoding DUF1028 domain-containing protein — protein MTFSIVAVNPETGEVGVAVASKFIAAGSIVPWVQLGVGAVATQSWANVKFGPALLRLLELGYTPRRAVEMVLTGDSRREMRQIGVVSSGGEAYAFTGRECIEYAGHIVGDGFAVQGNILTGPEVIESMAKAYESTKGELVDKLLAALAAGDRAGGDRRGRESAAVIVYKPCGGYGGCEEGVGKYVDLRVDHHPDAVNELLRLFKIWEITILEREDPSDVVKIEDVAGELEKALAALGYYKGPFTGRASKELLQALESWMAINNFENKIRRDGYIWGTVYRFLIEEARRVGGGGNS, from the coding sequence ATGACTTTCTCCATAGTTGCTGTTAACCCGGAGACTGGGGAAGTTGGTGTCGCTGTTGCGTCAAAGTTTATCGCCGCCGGCTCCATAGTCCCCTGGGTCCAGCTCGGTGTCGGTGCTGTGGCGACACAGTCTTGGGCCAACGTGAAGTTCGGGCCTGCACTGCTTAGGCTCCTAGAGCTAGGGTACACCCCGAGGAGAGCTGTTGAGATGGTTCTCACTGGCGATTCGAGACGGGAGATGAGGCAGATAGGAGTAGTGTCTTCTGGAGGAGAGGCCTACGCATTTACAGGTAGGGAGTGCATCGAGTATGCAGGCCATATTGTGGGAGACGGTTTCGCTGTTCAGGGCAACATTCTTACAGGGCCCGAGGTCATAGAGTCTATGGCAAAAGCCTATGAGTCCACTAAGGGAGAGCTTGTAGACAAGCTGCTGGCGGCGCTGGCTGCTGGCGATAGGGCGGGCGGGGATAGAAGGGGGCGGGAGAGCGCCGCTGTAATAGTGTATAAGCCGTGCGGCGGGTACGGCGGCTGCGAGGAGGGCGTGGGCAAATACGTAGACCTCAGAGTTGACCACCACCCAGATGCCGTCAACGAGCTGTTACGCCTCTTCAAGATTTGGGAAATAACGATACTCGAGAGAGAGGACCCGAGCGATGTTGTTAAAATAGAAGATGTAGCGGGCGAGCTGGAGAAAGCACTCGCAGCCCTAGGATACTACAAGGGCCCCTTCACGGGCAGGGCGTCCAAGGAACTTCTCCAAGCCCTGGAGTCCTGGATGGCCATCAACAATTTCGAAAACAAGATTAGGAGAGACGGCTACATATGGGGAACCGTCTACAGATTCCTTATAGAGGAGGCTAGAAGGGTTGGCGGGGGCGGAAATAGTTAG
- a CDS encoding ABC transporter substrate-binding protein, whose translation MALEDRRLLIAGAVVVVIVILAAVYLMGGGEGAPETVTSPTETTTPAATTPTETGTETPTETQPAQTTPAETTTPEGPQAMVIETSKAFVVVGPVGAYVPDFDPKGKPVIAVKFQVDEENTKPVEESVSFVDINPAFYRNEYADALIMVGRKSADPFIREAVYEAVYKLSNEEVPILWLGQYKVVFVYWSWVKGLYYHPTLDIRFDLISEDPNAPVVDLGFGGYSNGPNTWVDVTFGWPDTFDPAADYETFGWHIWHNIGQTLVTFWKDETTELTPELAVAWAHNEDSTEWYFVIRGGVKAFDNWNNKTYDVTAVDVLFTIWRIARLSLDPSWMITEFVDVNNSQVLTEEEFNQLLGQGGIYASYGGFSGEVKSLDELLQAFGYSGGTAGVVKIKLYYPYAPILSIFADPFTSVIPMKYIFDNVEELQGKYEEALEASNYGKNPAAWEAYIGTGENEPSHILLHQKPIATGPYYVKDYKEGSYIILEYNPYYWNKELWQDLYGQDKPQHELAIFLINDDAVSRIETMKSGQADTGAIPLDRLEDIKGYALEGTNFQIIVEEKGLSPVIVFIVLNAMKEPFNNTKVRQALMYAIPFDQIKTSVYAGYIERLNGVLPAGFLGHNDDIVTQYEFNIVKARELIKESGINPSDYTIKIWYNKGNTQREKVANMLKTIWGNLGFNVVVEPLEWPTLLSRTEKGDFDVWIVGWAPDYLDPDNYAGPLFYGGTKFTVLDVNQFQSLSELRAFFSG comes from the coding sequence TTGGCGTTAGAGGATAGAAGGCTGTTGATAGCCGGTGCGGTAGTGGTTGTGATAGTCATACTAGCTGCAGTATACCTAATGGGCGGCGGCGAGGGGGCTCCTGAGACTGTAACCTCGCCTACTGAGACAACAACACCAGCGGCCACGACACCCACCGAGACAGGTACTGAGACGCCCACTGAGACACAGCCTGCCCAGACTACCCCGGCTGAGACTACAACTCCGGAAGGACCTCAGGCTATGGTTATAGAGACTAGCAAAGCCTTCGTAGTTGTGGGACCGGTGGGAGCTTATGTCCCCGACTTCGACCCCAAGGGCAAGCCGGTTATAGCTGTGAAGTTCCAGGTCGACGAGGAGAATACCAAGCCCGTGGAGGAGTCTGTCTCCTTCGTCGACATAAACCCCGCTTTCTACAGGAACGAGTACGCGGACGCCCTTATCATGGTGGGTAGAAAGTCGGCCGACCCGTTTATAAGAGAGGCTGTCTACGAGGCAGTGTACAAGCTGAGCAACGAGGAGGTCCCCATACTTTGGCTGGGCCAGTATAAAGTAGTGTTCGTATACTGGAGCTGGGTTAAGGGGCTCTACTACCACCCGACTCTGGACATAAGGTTCGACCTCATAAGCGAGGATCCGAACGCCCCAGTAGTTGACCTGGGCTTCGGCGGCTACTCTAACGGGCCTAACACCTGGGTTGACGTGACTTTCGGCTGGCCCGACACGTTCGACCCTGCGGCAGACTATGAGACGTTCGGCTGGCACATATGGCATAACATCGGCCAGACCCTTGTGACGTTCTGGAAGGACGAGACCACAGAACTCACACCGGAACTCGCCGTAGCATGGGCCCACAACGAGGACTCTACCGAATGGTACTTCGTGATACGGGGTGGTGTGAAAGCGTTCGACAACTGGAACAACAAGACCTATGATGTGACGGCGGTCGACGTTCTATTCACCATCTGGAGGATAGCGAGGCTGAGCCTAGACCCAAGCTGGATGATAACGGAATTCGTCGACGTCAACAACAGTCAGGTCCTCACCGAAGAAGAGTTTAACCAGCTCCTCGGCCAGGGAGGCATCTACGCATCCTACGGCGGCTTCAGTGGCGAGGTAAAGAGCCTTGACGAGCTCCTCCAGGCATTCGGCTACAGCGGTGGCACGGCGGGTGTTGTCAAGATAAAGCTCTACTACCCCTACGCTCCCATCCTTAGCATATTCGCCGATCCCTTCACAAGCGTCATACCCATGAAGTACATATTCGATAATGTTGAGGAGCTTCAGGGCAAGTATGAGGAGGCCCTGGAGGCTTCTAACTACGGCAAGAACCCGGCGGCGTGGGAGGCCTATATAGGGACTGGTGAGAACGAGCCAAGCCACATCCTCCTCCACCAGAAACCCATAGCGACAGGCCCCTACTATGTGAAGGACTATAAGGAGGGCAGCTACATAATACTCGAGTACAACCCATACTACTGGAATAAGGAGCTCTGGCAGGACCTCTACGGGCAGGACAAACCACAGCACGAGCTTGCCATCTTCCTGATAAACGATGACGCCGTATCTAGGATAGAGACGATGAAGAGCGGGCAGGCAGACACCGGCGCCATACCTCTTGACAGGCTGGAGGACATCAAAGGATACGCTTTGGAGGGCACGAACTTCCAGATAATAGTCGAGGAGAAGGGCTTATCGCCCGTGATCGTCTTCATAGTGCTCAACGCGATGAAGGAGCCGTTCAACAACACAAAGGTTAGGCAGGCTCTAATGTACGCCATACCCTTCGACCAGATAAAGACATCGGTGTACGCTGGATACATAGAAAGGCTCAACGGCGTCCTACCAGCAGGCTTCCTCGGCCATAACGACGATATAGTGACACAGTACGAGTTCAACATAGTTAAGGCTAGGGAGCTGATCAAGGAGAGCGGCATCAACCCCTCGGACTACACGATAAAAATCTGGTACAACAAGGGCAATACGCAGAGGGAGAAGGTTGCTAACATGCTGAAGACGATATGGGGCAACCTAGGTTTCAACGTAGTGGTAGAGCCCCTCGAGTGGCCCACACTACTCTCCAGGACCGAGAAGGGCGACTTCGACGTATGGATAGTTGGATGGGCCCCAGACTACTTAGACCCGGACAACTATGCTGGTCCCCTGTTCTACGGCGGAACCAAGTTTACGGTACTGGATGTAAACCAGTTCCAGAGCCTAAGCGAGCTAAGAGCGTTCTTCTCCGGCTAA
- a CDS encoding ABC transporter permease, translated as MSNLTRFLVRRLLTFIPTLVGVTFVTFLIATVVPGNPAKLWAGGEKASPEVVEQIVREYRLDRPFWEQYFFFMYKLLTNTMISPVTSNYVWDMIVERLPVTIQLTLLAFVFIILLGIPLGIISALTRDTIIDAAIRIMALVGISVPIFWLAYLLIFVFYTKYRLITLAGTPEPPYSITGIPLIDSIIMLDAATFEDVLRRYTIPAFTLAYPSIGFVARLVRNSFLDAMSGDYVEFMDARGLPSTWKYRHILRNSSIPIVTVLGLIFGGLLTGAPITETIFGLPGLGKFLLDSINNYDYLSLMGGVLFVGIIYLTVNLLVDITYAIIDPRVRY; from the coding sequence GTGTCGAACCTTACCCGCTTCCTGGTGAGGCGCCTCCTGACGTTCATACCCACGCTAGTGGGAGTGACTTTCGTCACGTTTCTAATAGCCACGGTAGTTCCGGGAAATCCTGCTAAGCTCTGGGCAGGCGGTGAGAAGGCCAGCCCTGAGGTTGTGGAGCAGATTGTGAGGGAATATAGGCTAGACAGGCCGTTCTGGGAGCAGTACTTCTTCTTCATGTACAAGCTCCTTACTAACACTATGATTAGCCCCGTCACCAGTAATTATGTGTGGGATATGATAGTTGAACGCCTCCCGGTGACTATACAGCTCACGCTTCTTGCCTTCGTTTTCATAATCCTGCTAGGCATACCGCTAGGCATAATATCCGCCTTGACTAGGGATACTATAATAGACGCTGCAATCAGGATAATGGCGCTCGTGGGCATTTCCGTCCCAATCTTCTGGCTAGCTTATCTACTGATATTCGTTTTCTACACGAAATACAGGCTAATAACCCTAGCAGGAACGCCCGAGCCGCCTTACTCGATAACCGGGATACCCCTTATAGACTCCATTATAATGCTTGACGCGGCCACCTTCGAGGACGTGCTAAGGCGCTACACAATACCAGCCTTCACTCTAGCATACCCAAGTATAGGCTTCGTGGCTAGGCTTGTCAGAAACAGCTTCCTAGACGCCATGAGCGGTGACTACGTCGAGTTCATGGACGCCAGGGGACTGCCCTCGACATGGAAGTACAGGCACATACTGAGGAACTCCTCAATCCCAATAGTTACTGTCTTAGGCCTCATCTTCGGCGGTCTCCTGACGGGAGCTCCGATAACTGAGACCATATTCGGGCTACCCGGCCTAGGAAAGTTCCTGCTCGACAGCATCAACAACTACGACTACCTATCCCTAATGGGCGGAGTCCTGTTCGTCGGTATCATATACCTAACAGTTAACCTGCTCGTTGATATAACCTACGCGATAATTGACCCGAGGGTGAGGTACTAA